The nucleotide window TATTCCAATATCAAGCAGGATGGTGTCAAAGGATGGGAATACAAGCTCAGGGCTGAACCGTACCTGGGACGTATGGTCAGCCGTGTCGATAATTTCCTGCTCAGAGAAGGCAAGGAGTTCTTACCGTTTTCGATCATGATGATTCAGGATCCGACCATGGTCTATGCATTCCGCCCCGATTCCACTTCGAACGAATCGATCTTCGTCTTTTTCTCGTACACATTCCATGGCAACTTCCCGAAATCTCTACTGGCGCAGTTTTCCGAGAAGGATCCTTATGAGGGCGCGCCCTTTGATCCGTTCAGCTTCGTCTTTCCGCCTCCCGCGAAGAAACCGGAGCTGATTTATCAGGCTGAAGCCCAGTATCCTGAAAATTTAAAGAGGCTTCGTCGTTCCGGGCAGTCCAATTTACGGGTTTTGATTGATGTTGACGGTACGGTGAGTTTTGCCAATGTCGTCAAGCGCTCACGCTATACGCCGTTCGATGTCAATGCCAAAGATGCCGCTTATAAATCGCTGTTTAAACCAGCTCTGGATAAAAACGGCGATCCGATACCGGCCTGGTATCCGATGGAAGTGATTTACGATCCGAATAAATAGGCCCGAATAAAACAGGTGATTTTTAATTCATCGATAAACCTGGCCCATCCCGGCTTCGGTAGCGCGAATGGAAACGACAGCCCGCTGGTCGCCTTCGACGTTCGTCTCAAGTTGCTGGCAAGCGCTGTTTTGATCGCAGTTATCGCCATTACACTGAATCCACTGGCTTATTTGTTTGCCAGCCTGTTTATGGGCGCGGTTATTTATGTTGCACGCCTGCGGTTGCGGGAGGTGTCGAGTTACGTTACGCCGTTTCTGCTTATCGCTTTGGCAACTTTGGTTTTGCATCTGCTGTTTTCACCCGCGCACGGAAGGGTATATCTCGACTTATACCTGTTTAAGATATCATCTGGTAATCTGGTTACAGGTCTGACCTATGCCTGGCGGGTAATGCTTTTCTTTGCGGTAGCCCTGGTTTTTAACTTTACCACCAGCGCGTTAGATCTGGCCGATGGGATCGTCAGGTTGCTGAGACCTCTCAGGATTATTCGCGTGCCTATCGACCAGCTCGGTTTGATGATGTTTCTGGCGATGAGGTCGATCCCGCTTCTGTTCGATGAACTGCGCCAGATTCGAGCCGCCCAGATTTCCCGTGGAGTTGATACCGGCGGCAGTCTAATCAAGCGAATCAGAACACTCCCGGGACTTCTATCAGCTCTGCTGTCAGCGCTCTTGAGGCGTGCCGATAAAATGTCTGAATCGCTTATACTGCGGGGGTACTCACCAGGACGCAAAAGATCGTCGATCAAGCTGTACCAGCTTCAGACCGAGGACTTCCTGTTCGAGGCCGTGTTTCTGCTGGTCATGTTAATTCTCTTTTTGTCGATATATCATGCCGAATTTTAAACTGACTATCGAATACGATGGTACCGGCTTTTCAGGCTGGCAGGTTCAGCCCGGACTTCGGACTGTACAGGGTGAGATAGAAAAAGCCCTCGAGAACCATCTCGGTTACGAGGTTAAAATCACCGGCGGTGGCAGAACCGATGCCGGTGTTCATGCTCTGGGGCAGACAGCCAGTTTCAAAGCGGATATTGACTGGGGAGCTGATGCTGTTCGCAAGGCTATAAATGGAGTGCTTCCAGATGATATTCTTATTGTAGACTGCTCCGAAGTCGGAGACGATTTCAACGCCCGTTTTTCCGCGCTGTCTCGGCACTATCGGTATCAGATTTATAGTGACCGTTCCAGCCTCCGTCGCAATCTGTTCTGGTGCTACGAGGATAAGCTGGATTTCGATCTGCTCCAGACGATGGCGTCGTATATCCGCGGTGAACATGATTTCGCATCCTTCTGTGTCAAGAAATCCCAGAAGCCATCCAACCTCTGCCGGGTCGAAAAATCATACTGGACAAACGATGGCAAAGAGTTTACTTTCCAGATCATATCCAACCGTTTCCTGCATGGTATGGTCAGGAGTCTGGTTGGGAGTATGATCAAGGTCAATGCCGGGTCGCTGGAGTTGTTCGAGTTCAAGGACCTGATAGACAATCCCGAGAGATCGGAGAAAGTGCTGACTGCTCCGGCAAACGGCTTGTATCTGGTGGAAATTCGATACTGATCAATATACAATCCAACAGGATGGAGGCATCGTAGTGAAATTTTTTATCGACACCGCTGATATAAAAGAAATCAAGGCAGCCAATGCTATGGGTGTGCTCGACGGGGTTACTACCAATCCGAGCCTGATTTCGAAAGTCGAAGGCAAGTTCGAGGATATAATTCTTGAAATCTGTGAAGAGGTCGACGGACCGATTTCGGCCGAGGTAACCGCCACTGATTTTGACGGTATGATGAAAGAGGGGCAGCACCTGGCCGGACTGCATAAGAATATAGTGGTCAAAATCCCCTGTACGCTGGAAGGTCTCAAGGCCACCAAAGCCTTAAACGACAAGGATATCCGGGTCAACATGACACTGGTGTTCTCACCCACCCAGGCACTTTTGGCGGCCAAAGCGGGGGCGGCCTATTGTTCACCTTTTGTCGGCCGTCTGGATGACATCTCGCAGTACGGCATGGATCTGATCGAGCAGGTGGTCACGATTTACAGCAACTATGGCTACCAGACCGAGGTGCTGGTGGCCTCGATCAGAAATCCCCTGCATGTGGTCGAAGCGGCCCTTATGGGTGCGGATGTCTCCACGATTCCATTTAAGGTTATCAGCCAGTTGGTCAAACATCCCCTGACCGATATCGGTTTGCAGAAGTTTTTGGCCGACTGGGAAAAGGTAAAAGAGCGGATATGATCGAAAGATATACCCTTCCCGAAATGGGTGCATTATGGACCGACGAGCATAAATTTGCCACCTGGCTTGAGGTTGAGATAGCCTCCTGTGAGGCCTGGTCTGAAATCGGTAAAATCCCTGCTGACGCTGTTGAAAGAATTCGCAAAAACGCTGCCTTTTCAATCGAAAGAATCCTGGAAATCGAACAGCGTACTCATCACGATGTAGTCGCTTTTGTAACTAATGTGGGTGAATCTCTCGGTGAGGATGCCGTCTGGATCCATTACGGCCTGACATCATCAGATGTGCTCGATACCGCCAATGCGGTGATTCTCAAACAGGCGGGTGAAAAGATCGCTGTCAAACTGGATGATATCCTGGCAGTCCTTAAAGACAAGGCTTACGAGTATAAGGATCAGCCTCAGATCGGTCGAACTCATGGGATCCATGCCGAACCGACCTCCCTGGGGCTCAAGTTCGCGCTCTGGTATGATGAGATGAATCGAAATCGTCGGCGTCTGCGAGATGCGATCGAGGTCATCGCGGTCGGCAAGATTTCCGGAGCGGTCGGTGCCTATGGCAATATCGATCCTCGGCTGGAAGAAATCATCTGCAGGAAGCTCGACCTTAAGTCGGCTCCGATCTCGACCCAGGTCAACAGCCGTGACCGCTATGCCGAATTTATCTGGGCGCTGGCTATGATTGCTACCACGCTGGATAAGATCGCGCTCGAACTTCGTCACCTGCAACGCACAGAAGTTCGCGAACTGGAGGAGGGATTCAGAAAAGGACAGGCCGGTTCCTCGGCGATGCCTCATAAAAAGAACCCGATCTCGGCCGAGAATATCTGCGGGATGGCGCGGGTGATGCGTTCCAACCTCATGACTGCTCTGGAAAATGTTCCGCTCTGGCATGAACGTGACATTTCACATTCATCGGCTGAGCGAGTGATACTTCCGGACACCACAATCGGAGTGCATTACATGCTCAACCGGGTTACGAAGATTCTCAAGAATATCGTGGTCTACCCGGAAAACCTCAGGCGCAATCTGGAATTGACCGGGGGACTGTATGTCTCCGGGAGACTGCTCCTGTATTTGACCGAAAAACTTGGTTCACGTACCGATGCCTATGAAATCGTTCAGCGTGCCGCCCATACCGCCTGGCATAA belongs to Candidatus Zixiibacteriota bacterium and includes:
- a CDS encoding TonB family protein produces the protein MTMKSWQRLILFMILLSLIAFTSASGRQKYICRYAIEVFSASFESDKPLPPVYPEMWMIKYPTGNVYFADDADKLLNRDFDLTSLVKLGSWRIVDKADDSIMLTYSNIKQDGVKGWEYKLRAEPYLGRMVSRVDNFLLREGKEFLPFSIMMIQDPTMVYAFRPDSTSNESIFVFFSYTFHGNFPKSLLAQFSEKDPYEGAPFDPFSFVFPPPAKKPELIYQAEAQYPENLKRLRRSGQSNLRVLIDVDGTVSFANVVKRSRYTPFDVNAKDAAYKSLFKPALDKNGDPIPAWYPMEVIYDPNK
- the truA gene encoding tRNA pseudouridine(38-40) synthase TruA, whose protein sequence is MPNFKLTIEYDGTGFSGWQVQPGLRTVQGEIEKALENHLGYEVKITGGGRTDAGVHALGQTASFKADIDWGADAVRKAINGVLPDDILIVDCSEVGDDFNARFSALSRHYRYQIYSDRSSLRRNLFWCYEDKLDFDLLQTMASYIRGEHDFASFCVKKSQKPSNLCRVEKSYWTNDGKEFTFQIISNRFLHGMVRSLVGSMIKVNAGSLELFEFKDLIDNPERSEKVLTAPANGLYLVEIRY
- the fsa gene encoding fructose-6-phosphate aldolase — encoded protein: MKFFIDTADIKEIKAANAMGVLDGVTTNPSLISKVEGKFEDIILEICEEVDGPISAEVTATDFDGMMKEGQHLAGLHKNIVVKIPCTLEGLKATKALNDKDIRVNMTLVFSPTQALLAAKAGAAYCSPFVGRLDDISQYGMDLIEQVVTIYSNYGYQTEVLVASIRNPLHVVEAALMGADVSTIPFKVISQLVKHPLTDIGLQKFLADWEKVKERI
- a CDS encoding adenylosuccinate lyase; the encoded protein is MIERYTLPEMGALWTDEHKFATWLEVEIASCEAWSEIGKIPADAVERIRKNAAFSIERILEIEQRTHHDVVAFVTNVGESLGEDAVWIHYGLTSSDVLDTANAVILKQAGEKIAVKLDDILAVLKDKAYEYKDQPQIGRTHGIHAEPTSLGLKFALWYDEMNRNRRRLRDAIEVIAVGKISGAVGAYGNIDPRLEEIICRKLDLKSAPISTQVNSRDRYAEFIWALAMIATTLDKIALELRHLQRTEVRELEEGFRKGQAGSSAMPHKKNPISAENICGMARVMRSNLMTALENVPLWHERDISHSSAERVILPDTTIGVHYMLNRVTKILKNIVVYPENLRRNLELTGGLYVSGRLLLYLTEKLGSRTDAYEIVQRAAHTAWHKGGDFKTEILDDPQIRERVESEQIEKLFDLKTYLGNTDMILERIFK